A single window of Methylobacterium nodulans ORS 2060 DNA harbors:
- a CDS encoding DUF2231 domain-containing protein has product MGRFHRHGVESTAAIAGHPLHHMLVVFPIAFLIGAFATDLAFWGTKNPFWAQASYWLLIAGILTALVAALPGFLDFFTIDKVRDLWIAWTHMIGNLIVVVLAIVNVWLRWTDAAEGAQGWGLTLSFLSTALLFFNGWLGGELAYRYGIGAIPDDSPEVEQFHTPEPHRADRSTLG; this is encoded by the coding sequence ATGGGGCGGTTCCACCGGCACGGGGTTGAGAGCACGGCGGCCATTGCCGGGCATCCTCTTCATCACATGCTTGTGGTTTTTCCGATCGCCTTCCTTATCGGGGCGTTCGCGACCGACCTGGCCTTCTGGGGCACCAAGAACCCGTTCTGGGCCCAGGCCTCCTATTGGCTATTGATTGCCGGCATCCTCACCGCGCTCGTCGCTGCGCTTCCGGGATTCCTCGACTTCTTCACGATCGACAAAGTGCGCGACCTTTGGATCGCGTGGACCCACATGATCGGTAACCTCATCGTCGTGGTGCTCGCGATCGTTAACGTCTGGCTGCGTTGGACGGATGCAGCCGAAGGCGCCCAGGGCTGGGGCCTCACTTTATCGTTCCTCTCGACCGCCCTGCTCTTCTTCAATGGCTGGCTTGGCGGCGAACTCGCCTACCGCTACGGAATCGGCGCGATCCCGGACGACAGCCCCGAAGTCGAGCAGTTCCATACGCCGGAACCGCATCGTGCCGACCGCAGCACCTTAGGGTAA
- a CDS encoding CaiB/BaiF CoA transferase family protein, with the protein MTTTPTAAQAAAPAAHPLERTLDGLRVIDFSQVAAGPLSTMILADLGADVIKIEPPTGDIGRTLGPPFIEGESTVFLSLNRNKRSVTLDLKCEEGRARARALIATADILVESFRPGVADRLGIGFQAARAINPRLIYCSISAYGQHGSWSHKPGVDGVVQAVSGLMSVIGHEGEPPSKVQAPIIDMVTGYHAALAILAAVNQRAAGSVPGHLDVNMFTSAVMLQQVTLSSYLTTGELPVRCGSGAPYATPNEAYQTADGYVLVAAYQPERWRRLCVALDRPDLADDPRFGTLSERMANRDALTAELTGAFRHRPTGEWVARLEGADIICAAVSDYDDVASLPLLAESGVLTTVHHPAAGHIVMPGFAIGGRSMAARRPPPRLGEHNSLLNEGPLPKLPALADTCRG; encoded by the coding sequence ATGACTACGACCCCGACTGCTGCCCAGGCCGCGGCTCCTGCCGCCCATCCACTTGAGCGGACGCTCGATGGCCTTCGCGTCATCGATTTCTCGCAGGTCGCCGCCGGGCCCCTATCGACGATGATTCTCGCGGATCTGGGCGCGGATGTCATCAAGATCGAGCCGCCAACCGGCGATATCGGCCGGACGCTCGGGCCGCCCTTCATCGAAGGCGAGAGCACGGTCTTCCTCTCGCTCAACCGGAATAAGCGCAGCGTCACGCTCGATCTGAAGTGCGAGGAGGGGCGGGCGCGCGCCCGCGCCCTGATCGCGACGGCCGACATCCTCGTCGAGAGCTTCCGGCCCGGTGTTGCGGACCGGCTCGGTATCGGCTTCCAGGCGGCGCGGGCCATCAACCCGCGGTTGATCTACTGCTCGATCTCGGCCTACGGCCAGCATGGTTCCTGGTCCCACAAGCCCGGCGTCGATGGCGTCGTCCAGGCCGTATCTGGCCTCATGAGCGTGATCGGCCATGAGGGCGAGCCGCCTTCCAAGGTCCAGGCCCCCATCATCGACATGGTGACGGGCTACCATGCCGCCCTGGCGATCCTCGCCGCCGTCAACCAGCGCGCTGCCGGCTCGGTCCCCGGCCATCTCGATGTCAACATGTTCACGAGCGCGGTGATGCTCCAGCAGGTGACGCTGTCCAGCTATCTAACCACCGGGGAGCTGCCGGTGCGGTGCGGAAGCGGCGCGCCTTACGCCACGCCGAACGAGGCATACCAGACCGCGGACGGCTATGTTCTGGTCGCTGCCTATCAGCCGGAGCGCTGGCGCCGACTCTGCGTCGCCCTCGACCGCCCCGATCTCGCTGATGACCCACGCTTCGGCACGCTGTCCGAGCGCATGGCCAATCGCGACGCGCTGACGGCGGAGCTGACCGGCGCGTTTCGCCACCGACCCACGGGCGAATGGGTCGCGAGGCTCGAAGGAGCCGACATCATCTGCGCCGCCGTCTCGGATTACGACGACGTGGCAAGCCTGCCACTGCTGGCCGAGAGCGGAGTGCTGACGACGGTCCACCACCCCGCGGCAGGCCATATCGTCATGCCAGGCTTCGCGATAGGCGGCCGCTCCATGGCCGCGCGCCGGCCGCCCCCGCGGCTGGGCGAGCACAATTCGCTCCTGAACGAGGGGCCACTGCCAAAACTCCCGGCGCTGGCGGACACCTGCAGGGGGTAG
- a CDS encoding enoyl-CoA hydratase/isomerase family protein, with the protein MAIRISREGAVATVTIDRPEALNALDVAAQAELREALLAARDDEDVRVIVLTGAGERAFCAGADLKRTPPSANSYAQAWTASDPIATERGAYVRFMNLERLRIWKPLIAAVNGHCLGGGMELALQCDLRVASDTASFALPEVKVGSVAGVCGPLLLRTIPAAHAMKMLLTGARIDAAEALRIGLVSDVWPAAELGRRAAELAGTIAENAPLSLMATKRMTRECEVLPRAALMDLTEMVFGIMKDTEDRAEGRRAFAEKRKPRFSGR; encoded by the coding sequence ATGGCGATCCGGATCTCACGAGAGGGTGCGGTCGCCACGGTCACGATCGACCGGCCGGAGGCCCTGAATGCCCTCGACGTCGCAGCCCAGGCCGAGCTTCGGGAGGCCCTTCTGGCAGCTCGGGACGACGAGGACGTGCGCGTCATCGTGCTGACCGGCGCCGGCGAGCGGGCCTTCTGTGCCGGTGCGGACCTCAAGCGCACGCCGCCGAGCGCGAACTCCTACGCCCAGGCCTGGACCGCCTCCGATCCCATCGCGACGGAGCGGGGCGCCTACGTGCGCTTCATGAACCTGGAGCGGCTGCGGATTTGGAAGCCGCTCATCGCGGCAGTGAACGGGCATTGCCTCGGCGGGGGCATGGAGCTCGCGCTGCAATGCGACCTCAGGGTGGCCTCCGACACAGCGAGCTTCGCCCTGCCGGAAGTCAAGGTCGGCAGCGTCGCCGGCGTCTGCGGTCCGCTCCTGCTGCGCACGATCCCTGCGGCGCATGCCATGAAGATGCTGCTGACCGGTGCCCGCATCGATGCTGCCGAAGCCCTCCGGATCGGCCTCGTCAGTGACGTCTGGCCGGCGGCAGAACTCGGCCGGCGGGCCGCGGAGCTCGCCGGGACGATCGCCGAGAACGCGCCGCTCTCCCTCATGGCCACGAAGCGGATGACTCGCGAATGCGAAGTCCTGCCGCGCGCCGCTCTGATGGATCTGACCGAGATGGTCTTCGGCATCATGAAGGACACCGAGGACCGTGCGGAGGGCCGCCGCGCCTTTGCAGAGAAACGCAAACCGAGGTTTTCTGGACGATGA
- a CDS encoding SDR family oxidoreductase, which yields MAEKDVALITGAARGIGFGIAESLARAGYDIALLDLDRAAVEGAARQIGDLGGGRVVATTADVTNRTEVEAAVAAVHAAFGRIDVLVNNAGIVRDRRLVKMDESDWDAVIAVNLKSQFLMCKAVVPGMIERAYGRIVNISSRAWLGGFGQANYSAAKGGVVSLTRSLAIELARNGITVNAIAPGIVETPLFQNFEPEVQERLKKSVPMQRIGTPKDIAQAAVFFAGRASSYITGQLIYVCGGRSLSSPSV from the coding sequence ATGGCAGAGAAGGACGTCGCGCTGATCACCGGCGCGGCCCGCGGCATCGGCTTCGGCATCGCCGAAAGTCTCGCGCGGGCGGGTTACGACATCGCGCTCCTCGACCTCGACCGGGCGGCAGTCGAGGGCGCCGCTCGGCAAATCGGCGACCTCGGCGGTGGACGGGTCGTGGCGACGACCGCTGACGTGACGAACCGGACTGAGGTCGAGGCGGCGGTTGCGGCCGTTCACGCCGCCTTCGGTCGGATCGACGTGCTCGTGAACAACGCCGGGATCGTCCGCGACCGCAGGCTCGTGAAGATGGACGAGAGCGACTGGGACGCGGTCATCGCCGTGAACCTGAAGTCGCAATTCCTCATGTGCAAGGCCGTGGTTCCGGGGATGATCGAGCGGGCCTACGGCCGCATCGTCAACATCTCGTCCCGGGCTTGGCTCGGCGGCTTCGGCCAAGCGAACTACTCGGCCGCGAAGGGCGGTGTCGTCAGCCTGACGCGCAGCCTCGCGATCGAGCTCGCCCGAAACGGCATCACGGTGAACGCCATCGCGCCCGGCATCGTCGAGACGCCGCTCTTCCAGAATTTCGAACCCGAGGTGCAGGAGCGCCTCAAGAAGAGCGTGCCGATGCAGCGGATCGGCACGCCGAAGGACATCGCGCAGGCGGCCGTGTTCTTCGCAGGCCGGGCGAGCAGCTACATCACCGGCCAGCTCATCTACGTCTGCGGCGGCCGCAGCCTGTCGAGCCCGAGTGTCTGA
- a CDS encoding thiolase family protein, translating to MKPDVFLTGAAMTPFARHDDQSMQDLTQSAALGALRDAGVALDEIDAMYAANVYGGMVLGQVLMRDLGITGPALYNVENACASGATAVHLACQALRLGLYETVLVWGVEQLTKLGGGTIPLQRNDYKTDRYARQGMTLPTVYAMRGMRYLHERNEGPELLAQIAVKNRRHGARNPLAQQRKPVTVEEVLSSRPVAEPLTLLQCCPSLVDGAAAVVLTTKPLADGRPKVRILGSAVQSGHIEAGCDNILDAEITARTARLAYEQAGLGPEDVDVVELHDAFTIAELLYYEALGLARPGEAGDLLRRGETQLGGRVPVNPSGGLLAKGHPLGATGVAQMVEIAWQLQERAEGRQVEGARIGLTQCTGGGIAGVDHAASSVHILGV from the coding sequence ATGAAGCCCGACGTTTTTCTCACCGGCGCCGCCATGACGCCCTTCGCCCGGCACGACGACCAGTCGATGCAGGATCTCACGCAATCCGCCGCGCTGGGTGCGCTCCGGGATGCCGGCGTCGCGCTTGACGAGATCGACGCCATGTACGCGGCTAACGTCTATGGCGGCATGGTGCTCGGCCAAGTGCTCATGCGCGACCTCGGCATCACCGGTCCCGCCCTCTATAACGTCGAGAACGCCTGCGCGAGCGGAGCCACGGCCGTCCACCTCGCCTGCCAAGCCTTGCGGCTCGGCCTCTACGAGACAGTCCTGGTCTGGGGCGTCGAGCAACTGACCAAGCTCGGTGGCGGCACGATCCCGCTGCAGCGCAACGACTACAAGACCGACCGCTACGCCAGGCAGGGCATGACGCTGCCGACGGTCTACGCGATGCGCGGCATGCGATACCTTCACGAGCGCAACGAAGGCCCTGAGCTGCTGGCGCAGATTGCTGTCAAAAACCGTCGTCACGGCGCCCGCAATCCCCTGGCCCAGCAGCGCAAGCCCGTGACGGTGGAGGAAGTGCTGTCCTCCCGGCCCGTGGCGGAGCCGCTGACGCTCCTTCAATGCTGCCCGTCCTTGGTCGACGGGGCGGCCGCCGTGGTGCTGACCACGAAGCCGCTCGCAGACGGCCGCCCGAAGGTCCGCATCCTCGGCTCGGCCGTTCAGTCGGGGCATATCGAGGCGGGCTGCGACAATATCCTGGACGCCGAGATCACCGCCCGCACGGCGCGGCTCGCATATGAGCAGGCCGGCCTTGGGCCGGAGGATGTCGACGTCGTAGAACTGCACGACGCGTTCACGATCGCGGAACTCCTCTACTACGAGGCGCTCGGACTCGCGAGGCCGGGGGAGGCCGGGGACCTGCTCCGGCGGGGTGAGACGCAGCTCGGCGGCCGCGTCCCGGTCAATCCGAGCGGAGGGCTGCTCGCGAAGGGGCATCCGCTCGGTGCGACAGGCGTCGCCCAGATGGTCGAGATCGCCTGGCAGCTTCAGGAGCGCGCGGAGGGCCGGCAGGTCGAGGGCGCGCGGATCGGCCTCACGCAATGCACGGGCGGCGGGATCGCGGGCGTCGACCACGCGGCTTCGTCGGTCCACATCCTCGGAGTCTGA
- a CDS encoding Zn-ribbon domain-containing OB-fold protein: MHSSVQSRVQGGRLEPETLWLSGSRDKRTGRGVFPEVPETSPARPLYETITLSETASVYSFTVIHPNPKTGHPPFFLIYADFPEEVRVFGRLELPNGERPRIGMTVRAVAPSPSDEGAGAEEYVFVPADEVTR; encoded by the coding sequence ATGCATAGTTCAGTGCAATCGCGGGTACAGGGAGGACGACTGGAGCCGGAAACACTCTGGTTGAGCGGTTCTCGTGACAAGAGAACGGGTCGCGGTGTGTTTCCGGAGGTGCCGGAGACTTCACCGGCTCGGCCGCTCTACGAAACAATCACCCTCTCGGAGACTGCGTCTGTCTACAGCTTCACCGTTATCCACCCCAACCCGAAGACTGGTCATCCGCCATTCTTTCTGATCTACGCCGACTTTCCTGAAGAGGTGAGGGTCTTCGGCCGGCTCGAACTGCCAAACGGCGAGCGGCCGCGGATCGGCATGACGGTCCGCGCCGTAGCGCCTTCGCCCTCCGACGAGGGGGCGGGGGCCGAGGAATACGTTTTCGTGCCTGCTGACGAGGTTACCCGATGA
- the gcvA gene encoding transcriptional regulator GcvA, with amino-acid sequence MDRLPPLNPLRAFEAAGRLQSIRRAAEELSVTPGAVSRHVQSLEMFLGVRLFRRHAREIVLTAEGEQYLAKVSEHLDGIREATRALTGRRGKDILRIRAYTTFAMKWLIPRLSSFHAGNQTTEVRLTTSNETVDFDRENLDGAIRLGDGRWPGVELDRLMPNELVPLCTPEYGRRHGLQNPEDLQGTLLLHSLVRSDDWQYWLKAAGVSGIDPYSGDKYASSTLAYQATLEGHGIMIAQKALFLDDLRAGRLVQPIPFSLDRGAFTYYLIYPRRSSRNPAFRRFREWLLDEVERIEQPAALRSES; translated from the coding sequence ATGGACCGTCTGCCGCCGCTCAATCCGTTACGTGCCTTCGAGGCCGCAGGCCGCCTGCAGAGCATCCGCCGCGCCGCTGAGGAATTGTCGGTGACGCCGGGAGCGGTGAGCCGCCATGTGCAGAGCCTGGAGATGTTTCTCGGCGTACGGCTGTTCCGGCGTCATGCTCGCGAGATTGTGCTCACGGCCGAGGGTGAGCAGTACCTTGCGAAGGTGAGCGAGCATCTGGATGGTATCCGCGAGGCGACCCGGGCGCTGACCGGCCGCCGCGGCAAGGACATCCTGCGCATCCGCGCCTACACGACCTTCGCGATGAAGTGGCTGATCCCGCGGCTCAGCAGCTTTCACGCGGGCAACCAGACCACGGAGGTCCGGCTGACGACCTCCAACGAAACGGTCGATTTCGACCGGGAGAACCTGGACGGGGCTATCCGGCTCGGCGACGGGCGCTGGCCTGGCGTCGAACTCGACCGGCTCATGCCGAACGAGCTGGTGCCGCTCTGCACGCCTGAATACGGGCGGCGGCACGGCCTGCAGAACCCGGAGGACTTGCAGGGGACCCTTCTCCTGCATTCGCTGGTGCGATCTGATGATTGGCAATATTGGCTGAAGGCGGCCGGGGTCAGCGGAATCGATCCGTATTCCGGCGACAAGTACGCCAGCTCGACGCTCGCCTATCAGGCGACGCTCGAAGGCCACGGCATCATGATCGCCCAGAAGGCCCTGTTTCTCGACGACCTGCGGGCCGGGCGCCTCGTCCAGCCCATCCCGTTCTCGCTCGATCGCGGCGCATTCACCTACTACCTCATCTATCCGCGCCGCAGCTCACGCAATCCGGCCTTCCGCCGGTTCCGGGAGTGGCTTCTCGACGAGGTCGAGAGGATCGAGCAGCCCGCCGCCCTTCGCTCCGAGAGCTGA
- a CDS encoding MFS transporter produces the protein MDATHAGGATIVALDPAPAALTADQKRAIAAATLGTVVEWTDWLIYATFAPLIAAQFFPPGDPVASLLSTFAIFAVGFVMRPIGGAVLGAFADRYGRKRGLTLSISLMALASCVIGLCPGYASIGILAPAILILARLIQGFSAGGEFGSASAFLIESAPPNRRAFAGSWQHLAINAGVLVASCLGFALTFVADDRGMSDWGWRIGFIVAGCMGFITLWIRNAVRETEVFERRAATRTLVRHPFRALIRDHQGAALRVIGIAMAGNLVNYIWMVSYPSYVHITTGMPLRQSFVASIVSVGASLLVIPFVGLLADRIGRRPVLITFAFGSALYAWPSLMLITNDLPSAIVIETIALVLSSGFAATCAAVMAEQFPSEIRATGVALPYAISVTLFGGTAPYIVTAMKGWGYGDMIWLYVAAVCIIGGFVYVGMRETKGEVLR, from the coding sequence ATGGATGCGACCCATGCCGGAGGTGCGACCATTGTCGCGCTCGACCCGGCGCCGGCGGCACTCACCGCCGACCAGAAGCGGGCAATCGCGGCCGCCACGCTCGGCACCGTCGTCGAATGGACCGACTGGCTGATTTACGCAACGTTCGCCCCGCTGATCGCCGCACAGTTCTTTCCGCCCGGCGACCCGGTCGCCTCCCTGCTCTCGACCTTCGCGATCTTCGCCGTGGGTTTCGTGATGCGCCCGATCGGCGGAGCGGTGCTGGGGGCCTTCGCGGACCGTTACGGGCGCAAGCGCGGTCTCACCCTGTCGATCTCGCTGATGGCCCTGGCCTCCTGCGTCATCGGCCTCTGCCCAGGCTACGCCTCGATCGGCATCCTGGCGCCAGCCATCCTGATCCTCGCTCGACTCATCCAGGGCTTCTCGGCCGGCGGCGAATTCGGCTCCGCTTCGGCTTTCCTGATTGAGTCGGCGCCGCCGAACCGTCGCGCCTTCGCCGGATCATGGCAGCATCTCGCCATCAATGCGGGCGTCCTCGTCGCGTCGTGCCTCGGCTTCGCTCTCACGTTTGTCGCCGATGATCGGGGGATGTCAGATTGGGGCTGGCGGATCGGCTTCATCGTCGCCGGCTGCATGGGTTTCATCACGCTGTGGATTCGCAATGCGGTCCGTGAGACGGAGGTCTTCGAGCGCCGCGCGGCCACCCGGACCCTGGTGCGTCATCCCTTCCGCGCACTCATCCGGGACCATCAGGGCGCGGCGCTGCGGGTGATCGGTATCGCGATGGCCGGAAATCTCGTTAACTATATCTGGATGGTTAGCTATCCGAGTTACGTTCATATCACAACCGGCATGCCGTTGCGGCAGAGTTTCGTGGCGAGCATCGTCTCAGTAGGGGCATCGCTCCTGGTTATCCCATTCGTAGGGCTGCTCGCCGACCGGATCGGACGCCGGCCTGTCCTGATTACCTTCGCGTTCGGGTCCGCCCTCTACGCGTGGCCGAGCCTGATGCTAATCACGAACGATCTACCAAGCGCTATCGTGATCGAGACCATTGCTCTCGTGCTGAGCAGCGGCTTCGCGGCGACCTGCGCGGCGGTGATGGCGGAGCAATTCCCGTCCGAGATCAGAGCCACCGGTGTCGCGCTTCCCTACGCCATCTCAGTCACGCTGTTCGGTGGAACTGCGCCATACATTGTCACAGCGATGAAGGGATGGGGCTATGGCGATATGATTTGGCTTTATGTCGCCGCAGTGTGCATCATTGGTGGCTTTGTGTACGTCGGTATGCGGGAAACTAAGGGAGAGGTGCTGCGCTAA
- the selD gene encoding selenide, water dikinase SelD produces the protein MNAEPVRLTSLAHGGGCGCKLDPAILRSLLARQPASGAFDRLLVGNETADDAAVWALDDGTCLIATTDFFTPMVDDPYDFGRIAATNAISDVYAMGGRPLLALAILGVPVGKLPPEIVARILDGGASLCAEAGIPIAGGHSIDTPEPIYGLAVIGTCRREQVRRNSDARAGDRLILTKPVGVGVYSAAIKRSGLGEDGYAEFVATTTLLNRVGADLAADADIHAMTDVTGFGIIGHGLELARGAGLRVVIEAGVVPLLTQAETLARDGFVTGASHRNWSAFGGDVSLPEGFPDWRRHLLTDPQTSGGLLIACAERSAAAIRDRIRTVGYPAAAIVGRVEAGPAGLRVEAPTDRAPSATA, from the coding sequence ATGAACGCCGAACCGGTCCGCCTTACCAGCCTCGCCCACGGGGGCGGCTGCGGCTGCAAGCTCGATCCGGCGATCCTGCGCAGCCTACTCGCGCGCCAGCCCGCTTCCGGCGCATTCGACCGGCTCCTCGTCGGCAACGAGACCGCCGACGACGCCGCCGTCTGGGCGCTCGACGATGGCACCTGCCTCATCGCCACCACTGATTTCTTCACCCCGATGGTGGACGATCCGTACGATTTTGGGCGCATCGCCGCGACGAACGCGATCTCGGACGTCTATGCGATGGGCGGACGCCCCCTCTTGGCGCTTGCCATTCTCGGCGTGCCGGTGGGCAAGCTTCCGCCCGAGATCGTCGCCCGGATCCTCGACGGCGGGGCGAGCCTCTGCGCCGAGGCCGGCATCCCGATCGCGGGCGGGCACTCGATCGACACACCCGAGCCGATCTACGGGCTCGCAGTGATCGGCACCTGCCGGCGGGAGCAGGTGCGCCGCAACAGCGACGCGCGCGCCGGCGATCGCCTGATCCTCACGAAGCCGGTGGGCGTCGGCGTCTACTCGGCGGCGATCAAGCGGAGCGGTCTCGGTGAGGACGGCTACGCCGAGTTTGTCGCGACGACGACGCTGCTGAACCGGGTCGGCGCCGATCTGGCAGCGGACGCGGACATTCATGCCATGACCGATGTCACCGGGTTCGGGATCATCGGCCACGGTCTCGAACTCGCCCGGGGCGCCGGCCTGCGGGTGGTGATCGAGGCTGGGGTGGTCCCCCTGCTGACCCAGGCCGAGACGCTGGCGCGCGACGGTTTTGTGACCGGGGCCTCGCACCGCAACTGGAGCGCCTTCGGCGGCGACGTCTCCCTGCCGGAGGGCTTCCCCGACTGGCGCCGGCACCTGCTCACCGACCCTCAGACATCGGGCGGCCTGCTGATCGCCTGCGCGGAGCGAAGCGCCGCGGCGATCCGCGACCGGATCCGTACCGTCGGCTACCCGGCCGCGGCGATCGTCGGACGGGTCGAGGCGGGGCCGGCGGGGCTTCGCGTCGAGGCACCCACGGACCGGGCGCCCTCGGCGACGGCGTAG
- a CDS encoding TIGR01459 family HAD-type hydrolase: protein MPVPGLRGLSDRYPLLLCDVFGVLHDATRVFPEALAALRAHRAAGGTVILASNAPDPGPHLARRLAAKGIAEVCDGIVSAGDVARAFLREQEPGTVLHLGTESDRILFEGLPCRLATGGEEPDLIACTGYPDEDHELDACLRDAVSRGLLLLCTNPDLQATVGARTLRFAGLVAARYRALGGVAVETGKPGAFIYRHALAVAAETAGRSFRSDEVLGLGDTPALDLAGALSQGFAALHVGPDPDGAFPLPDAPGRLYSLPTLRWEAALDHSMQAEEP, encoded by the coding sequence GTGCCGGTTCCCGGTCTGCGCGGCCTGTCGGACCGCTACCCGCTCCTGCTCTGCGACGTGTTCGGCGTGCTGCACGACGCGACGCGCGTCTTCCCTGAGGCGCTCGCGGCCCTGCGGGCCCATCGGGCTGCAGGCGGAACCGTGATCCTGGCCTCGAACGCGCCCGATCCAGGACCGCACCTCGCCCGGCGTCTCGCCGCGAAGGGCATCGCGGAGGTCTGCGACGGGATTGTCAGCGCGGGCGATGTCGCCCGCGCTTTCCTGCGCGAGCAGGAGCCCGGGACCGTGCTTCATCTCGGGACGGAGTCGGACCGCATCCTGTTCGAGGGACTGCCCTGCCGGCTCGCGACCGGCGGCGAGGAACCGGACCTCATCGCCTGCACCGGCTATCCGGACGAGGACCACGAACTCGACGCGTGCCTGCGCGACGCGGTTTCCCGCGGCCTGCTCCTGTTGTGCACGAATCCCGACCTGCAGGCCACGGTCGGCGCCAGGACCCTGCGCTTCGCCGGCCTCGTCGCCGCGCGCTACCGCGCCCTCGGCGGTGTCGCGGTCGAGACCGGAAAGCCCGGCGCCTTCATCTACCGGCACGCCCTCGCGGTCGCCGCCGAGACAGCCGGGCGCTCGTTCCGGTCCGACGAGGTCCTCGGGCTCGGCGACACGCCGGCCCTCGACCTCGCCGGGGCGCTCTCGCAGGGGTTTGCGGCGCTCCACGTGGGGCCCGATCCGGACGGCGCGTTTCCGCTGCCCGACGCGCCGGGACGTCTCTACAGCCTGCCCACCCTGCGCTGGGAGGCCGCGCTCGATCACAGCATGCAAGCGGAGGAACCATGA
- a CDS encoding radical SAM/SPASM domain-containing protein has protein sequence MAAVPASPSAPDAGFALGLGLTNECNLACSFCYRDPSRVDRLDVAQVRAVLDRLPVRSVNLGTGENGMHPRFAEFVDLLRDQPLKLTITSNGHSIAVSDDQAVQAFADVEFSIDYPTREEQDAQRGPGNWDLVMEQAARCRRLGVGVTFIAVMMRTNYDRLHEIAAIAARFDAPLRINVYQAVRSDAFALTYEEYWDGFAQLFAETDVIAIGEPLVRAMAGLPPRRGGCGAGTVRVTPRGTVQPCVYWGGAGQGLDALLDVGPAITATDPFVAARALPEPCRGCVHEATCHGGCAGRRRLMGKLDQVDPYCPVVRGEDRTLAVTMAASRDLPKLESACTTIVQARV, from the coding sequence ATGGCGGCTGTTCCGGCAAGTCCCTCCGCTCCCGACGCGGGCTTCGCGCTCGGCCTCGGGTTGACGAACGAGTGCAATCTCGCCTGCAGCTTCTGCTACCGCGATCCGAGCCGCGTCGACCGGCTCGACGTGGCGCAGGTCCGCGCCGTGCTCGACCGCCTGCCGGTGCGCTCGGTCAATCTCGGCACGGGCGAGAACGGTATGCATCCGCGCTTCGCGGAGTTCGTGGATCTCCTGCGGGACCAGCCCCTCAAGCTCACCATCACGTCGAACGGCCATTCCATCGCGGTGAGTGACGATCAAGCAGTCCAGGCCTTCGCGGATGTCGAGTTCTCGATCGATTATCCGACGCGTGAGGAGCAGGACGCGCAGCGGGGACCCGGCAACTGGGACCTCGTGATGGAGCAGGCGGCCCGCTGCCGTCGGCTCGGGGTCGGCGTGACCTTCATTGCGGTGATGATGCGCACGAACTACGACCGCCTGCACGAGATCGCGGCGATCGCTGCGCGCTTCGACGCGCCGCTGCGGATCAACGTCTACCAGGCCGTGCGCAGCGACGCCTTCGCGCTCACCTACGAGGAGTACTGGGACGGCTTCGCGCAGCTCTTCGCCGAGACCGACGTGATCGCAATCGGCGAGCCGCTCGTACGAGCCATGGCCGGGCTGCCGCCCCGCCGCGGCGGCTGTGGCGCCGGCACTGTGCGGGTGACGCCCCGGGGCACCGTGCAGCCCTGCGTCTACTGGGGCGGGGCCGGGCAGGGGCTCGACGCGCTCCTCGACGTGGGTCCCGCCATCACGGCGACCGATCCTTTCGTGGCGGCCCGCGCGCTGCCGGAGCCCTGCCGCGGCTGCGTCCACGAGGCCACCTGCCACGGCGGCTGCGCTGGGCGCCGCCGGCTGATGGGGAAGCTCGATCAGGTCGATCCCTACTGCCCCGTCGTGCGGGGGGAGGATCGGACGCTCGCCGTCACGATGGCGGCCTCCCGCGACCTGCCGAAGCTCGAGAGCGCCTGCACCACCATCGTCCAGGCGCGGGTCTGA